Below is a window of Gilliamella sp. ESL0405 DNA.
TTAAAAATTGAGGTGGTTTCCTTGTCGCCAAAATATCAGATTAAATTTCAAGATATCACCTTAAATACCGTCAGCTCAGCGCCGGATAATTGTGTTATCTATCAAAGTAACGACCCGCAGTTAGCAAAAATCGATAAGGTTTCAGTGCTGACACTACATAACTGTATGCAAGAGGTGTTCGAGGACGGGCCAAAACGTGATCGTCGGTTATGGTTAGGTGATTTACGGCTGCAAGCGTTGGTTAATGATGTCACATTTAAACAGTATGATTTAGTGCGCCGATGCTTATATCTGTTTGCCAGTCATCGCCGTGAAGACGGTATGGTATCGGCCAATATTTTTGTTAAACCCGATATTATCGCTGATGATACCTTTCTATATGATTATTCGCTTTTTTATGTCGATGTGCTTTATAACTATTTTCTGCAAACACACGATGAACAGACCGTTAAAGAGCTATGGCCAATTGCGCTAAGACAGATCGAAATTGCTCTCGAACGCTGTGATAAACATGGCTTAGTGACTGATAGTGATGATTGGTGGTCGTTTATTGACTGGCATGAAGCGTTAAATAAACAAGGGGCTTCACAAGGGGTGTTAATTTACTGCGTTGATAAAGCCCTGCGGTTAGCTCAACAGTTACAACCGGCGATAACCGCAAGCCTACAACAAACGCTCGATCACCTAAAGCAGGCGGCAAGAACATTATGGGATGATAAATCGGGTTTTTACGTCAGCGGTGCCGATCGTCAAGTGAGCTATGCAACGCAAATTTGGATGATTTTAGCTGAGGTTGATGATTTACCACAGCAACAAACACTGATGCGCAATCTGCTCAATTCTCCTCCTGCAATTAATATGAATACCCCATATCTGCGTCATCACTTTATCGCCGCCCTTTTCAAAACCGGCATGCAACAGCAAGCCATCGATGAGATCAAAGCCTATTGGGGAAAAATGGTTGATTATGGCGCAGATACATTTTGGGAGCTCTTTGATCCGCAAAATCCAAGCTATTCGCCTTATGGTAGCAAAATCATCAACAGTTATTGCCACGCATGGAGTTGTACACCGGCATGGTTTATTCGTCAGTATTCTCTTTAAATCGATAAAAGGATTCAAACATGGTCAGTTCAGTATTTAAATTATGGCGACAACGTATAGGCTACGGAATTGCCGACCTCTCTTGTAATTTAGTCTGGCAATTAATATCGCTCTATTTAATGTTTTTCTATACCGATGTCATGGAGCTACCTGCTTACTATGTCGGTATTATGTTCTTAGTTACTCGTCTGGTTGACGGGGTAGCCGATGTCTTAATGGGGCTGGTTATTGATAACACCTCAACCCGTTGGGGGCGTTGCCGTCCATGGCTACTTATTGGTGCCGTGCCGTTTGGGCTATTATGTATATTGGCTTTTTACGTACCGGATTTTGGTACAACCGGTAAGCTTATTTATGCCTTTATTACCTATTTGTGCCTGTCATTTATCTATACGGTTGTGAATATTCCTTTTTGTGCGATGTTGCCATTTTTAACGGCCGATTCATTAGAACGTACAACTCTTTCATCAGTAAGAATTCTGCTCGGATCATTAGGCTCAACCATTGTCGCTGTGGCGACACTGCCGTTGGTGAAAAGCTTAGGGCAGGGTAATCAAAATCAGGGCTTTTTATATACTGCCATTATCTTTGGTGTGATTGCCACTTTCTTTTTAATTGTTAGTTTTAAAAACGTGGAAGAGAAGATCACCATAAAACAAGAGCGCATGACGCTAGCTCGAGCTTGGCAGGGTTTAAAGGACAATACACCATGGAAGATTTTTGCCTTTAACATCTTTTTGATGTGGGGGGCATTCTTTTTGCAAATGGGCGCATTAGTTTACTATTTTAACTATTATGTGCAAAATCCGGAGTTAACTGCTGTCATTGCCGGTATTTCGACCTTTGTGCCATTAATCGGAACCTTGACCGTCCCTCTGTTAGCAAGCTATATGAAAAAACGCCACATCTATCTGTTTTCCAGCACAATCAACCTTATCGGTATGGGCATAATGATTGTGTTTGATGTGAATCAAATCGGTTTGATTGCCGGTGCGGTAGTGTTATCCATTGGCGCCGGACAACGAACAGCAATCTATTTTTCAATGCAAGCTGATCCGGTTGATTATGGTGTATGGAAAACCGGTATTAACACTGCGGGCATTTTAACCTCGATTAACGGGTTTTTAGGCAAAGTCGCCATGGCGGGTGCTGGCGCTATCACTGGCTTTTTGCTTTCATCCGGTGGCTATACCGCCAATGCCGTACAAACCCCAAGCGCACTGTTTGCGATCAAACTTTGCTATCTCTACCTCCCGGCAATTTTAATCATCGCCTCAATGTTTTGGATCGGTAAGTTTTACAAACTCGATGATATTTATGCCTCAATTTGTAACGAGCTTGAAGCAAGACGACAAATTAATGCAGATAAATCATAGTTGGACATGTTATTTAGTAATCTATAAGGAAAGGTCTATGAAGTTAAAAATAATGGTAGGCGTCTGTTGTTTATATTCCGCATCAACTTTGGCAGCAATCGAATGGCAGACAGAGCAAGGCACACTAAAATTATATGGTGATGTTGAGTTTAATATTGATGCGGCAAGTAAAAAACATCAATTAACTTCGCTTAAAACAACGGCAAAAAAGGATTTTGATGCGAAAGACGGCGATCGTTGGGATATTAATGGTCGAATCTTAATTGGTTTAGACGGTAAACGAGAGCTGGCAAATAATGCTTATGCCGGATTTTCCGTTCAGCCACTGGCTGACTTAAGTGGCAAAGTGAATTTAGATGATGCAAGCTTCTTCTTTGGGCATAAACAAGATTGGCAGATCAAAGTCGGACGCTTTGAAGCTTATGATATGTTCCCATTAGGGCAAGATACGTTTATTGAATATTCGGGCAATACCGCCAATGATCTCTATAGCGATGGATTTGGCTATATCTATATGATGAAAGAGGGACGAGGGCGCAGTAGTACCGGCGGTGCTTTAGAGTTAGCCAAACAATTCGGCGATTTCAATTTTCAAATCAATTCAATGGTAAAAGACGGTACAACGCTGTTTAACGATAGTACCTACCATGGCTATAAACTACGTAAAGAAAAAAACGTCGTCTATTTACGACCGGTTATCGCTTACAACAATGGTACCATTTCAGCAGCAGCGGCGGTTGAGCATAATGTTGTGAGCAATGCTTACCGTTATTATGATGAAGTTAAAGATAAATGGTTAGATCAATCTAAACGTACCGGCTATGGCTTAACATTTAGCTGGAACAGTGAAGGTGATTTTAATCAATCGGCGCAAGGCTTATTGATTAATTCCAGCTTGGCATATTTAGATGCTGAGCAAGAAAAAGATTTTACCGCAGGCTTAAATGGTGTTTGGAATAACATTGGTCTGGGTTATATTTTTGCCGCAAATGATATTAAAACGTTTAATCCTAACTATAAAGATAAAAGCGGAATATCAACCAAAGGCAAATATAAAATACATACTATTAATGCCTCTTATTTAATCCCAAATGTGATGGAAATGGATAATTTTAATCTTTATCTAGGGACTTATTGGTCACATCTTGATCGGGATAAAAAGCAAGGCGGTGATAGCGATAATCGCTATGGTGCAAGATTGCGATTTAAATATCTATTCTAAGTAAATCTCACTAAATTAACCAATTAATTCACACAGCAAGGTCATAATCAAACCGGCCTTGCTTTATGCTTTAATTTGCAGCATACGATTGGTTTTAAGGGCTTATTCAAAGCAAACAGAAAGCAAACCGAAAAAGGATCGTGTTGCCTAAGGATTTAACATTTCGATCCCACTAACAAGTAATTATGGATTAGCTTAACTGTGATAGCCGTAAACTAACCCATTATGCCGATTGATTAAAAAAATATCAGATGATTAACGATAAACACTGGTATTAAAATCGCCACTGACCACTTCATATAACCGAAAAAGCCGGGCATGGCGATGTTGTTTTGGCTGGCTATGTTTTTCACCATAAAATTAGGGGCATTGCCAATATAGCTCAGTGCGCCCATAAATACTGATCCCATTGATATGGCTAACAGCGTGTTTGTCAGCGTGGTCATTAACATTGGTGCATCGCCGCCGGCTAGGTTGAAAAAGACCAAATAAGTCGGCGCATTATCTAAAAAGCCGGAAAGCAACCCGGTAAACCAAAAATACATTCCATTTATTGGCTCGCCTTGTGACGTATTGACCAGCGAAACCAGTGAAGCTAAAGCGCCGTTATTGCCTGCCCGTAAAATAGCCAGCATCGGAACGATAGTGATAAAAATGCCGATAAATAATTTTGCCACTTCAATCAGTGGATCCCAATTAAACTCATTACCCGCTCGCACCTGCTTTGGCGTGATGCGGATTGAAATAAGGGTAATAACAATAAAGAATAGATCCCGTATTAAGTTGGACAGTGTGATATGGGCACCTAAAATTGTAAAACTGATAGACGATTGCCAGATGCCCGAAACCAATACATTAGCAATAATCGCCACTAATAACAGCAAATTATTTATGCCATAAACTTTCGTTGGCTCTTTGCTTTTAGCGGTCATCGTTGTTGCTAACTTGCCATATTGCCGGCAAAAATAGTGGCGATCAATCATATAATAAATCGCTAATAATATTGCCGTAGTTAGCCATACCGGCAGTAACATATGTTGTACTGTCCAACTAAAGCTTACGCCTTTTAAAAAACCAATAAATAACGGCGGATCGCCTAATGGCGTTAATCCGCCGCCAATGTTTGCCACTAGAAAGATAAAAAAGATAATGGTATGAACGGTATATTGGCGCTCTCGATTGGCTCGAATTAAAGGACGGATCATTAACATGGCCGCCCCAGTTGTACCCATGATCGACGCTAGCAAAGTGCCCAGCGCCAATAAGCCAACATTGAATTTAGGGGTACTTTTCATCGGGCTTTTAACTAAAATACCACCGGACACGGTAAACAGTGCCAGCAGTAACAAAATAAACGGAATATACTCTTCTAATATGGCATGAGCGGTTAAGTAAATCGTTGATTGTAGACCGAATGAAAACAGTGCGGAAACTAAAAATAGCAACGTCCAACCGCAAATAATTTTACCATAATGGTGATGCCATAATTGCGGTAAAAAAAGTGGCATTAAAGCAATCGACAACAAAATACCAATAAACGGCACGCCCCAAAATAACGACAAACTATCGCCATTAAATTGTGCCGCATAAAGATCAAATGGCATAAACAGTAATAACATAATTGGTAACAAGGAGCGGTAAATAGGCTTTTTCATGGCATTGTCAATTGGCTTAAAAGGGCAAAATTATAACAAATCCGAATTGATTTATCGAATAGTTATCAGTGAGCTAAAAGAGCCGGTTGATCAAATGATAGGTAAAATTATGGGCTGTTTAATCATTCACCATTAAAATCGATATAACCTGTTTATCATTGTGCCAATCGGCTATCAGTGGTTTAAGTATTTAATCATACAGGCATGATGTAATTTATTACTTTTAATTGGCTTCACAGCATAAAACACTATTTTTATACTAAAACACCTATATTTTCTGAAACTTCTTGACAAGATTTACCAACGATAATTTAAAGTTTCTTACTTGATTGCCTAAACTACTTTCGCTTTTGCTGGCTTAATTCAAACAAATTGTTAGCTTAGGTTGGCGGGTATTTTTTTGCTAAAACGTAGGTATTTTCTGAAACTTCTTGGCAAGATTTATTTGCAACAAGTTAATTATCTTGCTTGATTGGCTAAACAGCTTTCACCTTTGCTAGTTTAATTCAAACAAGTTGTTAGCTTAGGTTGGCGGGTATTTTTTTGCTAAAACGTAGGTATTTTCTGAAACTTCTTGATAAGATTAACCAACGACAATTTAAAGTTTCTTACTTGATTGCCTAAACTACTTTCGCCTTTGCTAGCTTACTTCAAGTAAATTGTTCGCTTGGGCTGGTGAGCATTCTTTATACTGAAACGCCTATATTTTCTGAAACTTCTTGACAAGATTTATCAACGGCAATTTAAAGTTTCTTGCATGATTGCTTAAACTGCTTTCACCTTTGTTAGTTTAATTCAAACAAGTTGTTCGGTTAGGTTGGCGGGTGTTTTTTGCTAAAACGTGGGTGTTTTCTGAAACTTCTTGACAAGATTTACCAACGATAATTTAAAGTTTCTTACTTGATTGCCTAAACTGTTTTCACCTTTGTTAGTTTAATTCAAACAAGTCATTAGTTTAGGTTGGCGGGTATTTTTTTGCTAAAACGTAGGTATTTTCTGAAACTTCTTGGCAAGATTTATTTGCAACAAGTTAATTATCTTGCTTGATTGGCTAAACAGCTTTCACCTTTGCTAGTTTAATTCAAACAAGTTGTTAGCTTAGGTTGGCGGGTATTTTTTGCTAAAACGTGGGTGTTTTCTGAAACTTCTTGACAAGATTTATCAACGACAATTTAAAGTTTCTTGCTTGATTGCTTAAACTACTTTCATCTTTGCTAGCTTACTTCAAGCAAATTGTTTGCTTAGGCTGGTAAGTATTCTTTATAATGAAACACCTATATTTTCTGAAACTTCTTGACAAGATTTGCCAACGACAATTTAAAGTTTCTTACTTGATTGCCTAAACTGCTTTCGCCTTTGTTAGTTTAATTCAAACAAGTTGTTTACTTAGGTTGGCGGGTATTCTTTTTACTAAAACGTGGGTGTTTTCTGAAACTTCTTGACAAGATTTATCAGCAACAAGTTAATTTTCTTGCTTGATTGCCTAAACTGCTTTCGCCATTGTTAGTTTTATTCAAACAAGTTGTTCGGTTAGGTTGGCGGGTGTTTTTTGCTAAAACGTGGGTGTTTTCTGAAACTTCTTGACAAGATTTATCAACGACAATTTAAAGTTTCTTACTTGATTGCCTAAACTACTTTCGCCTTTGTTAGTTTAATTCAAACAAGTCATTAGTTTAGGTTGGCGGGTGTTTTTTTGCTAAAACGTGGGTGTTTTCTGAAACTTCTTGACAAGATTAACCAACGACAATTTAAAGTTTCTTACTTGATTGCCTAAACTACTTTCGCCTTTGCTAGCTTACTTCAAGCAAGAACATTGCTTCGATTGGTTGCTGAACAATTGTGATAAGTGTCAATACCAACAAGTTAAAACCCAGCTTAACTATTTAGTAGGATACCGGCGAACGTAGCGAACTAGCGAAGGTAAAAAGATGACTATTTTTGCAATAATTTGCTGTGATATTGGCGTCGGTATTCGGTTGGTGAGCGTTCGGTCTGTTTTCGGAAAATTCGGCAAAAATAGTTACTGTCTTTAAATCCCGATGCTAAAGCGACCTCTTTGATATTGAGATCATACTCTTTAAGCAGCGATTTAGCATATTCTAATCGAATATAGTTAAGATATTCATTCAATCCCATTTTTCCTTCCCGTTGAAATAAGTGAGATAGATAGTTGGGCGAAATATAAAATAAGTTTGCCAGCACATCACGGCTGATATCTTCGCGAAAATGGCTATCAATATAGCTTCGAATCGCTTGAAATAAACTGGTTGTTTTGGAGCTGGTTTTTACATCGGCATTGAGTAAATCTAATGTATCGCTCAGTAAGCTTTGAATCAGAAAATAGGCGGTTTGATTTTGTACAGATGGTTGATTATGCCAGGTTAGCTCTGCCAGTGATTGCAGGATAAAAGTGCCGATGCGAGGGCCTCGTCTGGGCAGGGTAATTTGGCTATAAGGCACTGCATCGCTACCGTCCCAACGGGTTAAACTCAGGCAAATTTGTTGTTTATCATACAAAATACTTAAGCTGGTGCAGGCACTGGTCTTTAACGGTTTATACCAACTATGTGCGGTAATATAGAGCAGATCGTCAGTCGATAAGGTTTTTTCAATTCTATTGCCGTCATTATCTGCCCACTGTATCAAAAGTTTGCCCGCTAATACGATCTCAATTTTCGGCACTTCGGTTTGGTAAGCGTGTAAAGGTTTCGCTTGCGCTTTATTGGCAAAGTAGCGATGTTTGATCTGCTGTGCGCAATTGACATAATCAGCTAATATTTGATTGATATCTTTCTTCATATGGCTAAACCGTAAATGAATCAAGCAATGAATAATGACAATTATATAATTTTGTTATCTTGATTAAAAACGATAAAAAACGATTTTCATTGGCGCTATTTTACCGTTTAATTTATTGTGTGATCTGGATCGCAATTTTTCATTGAGCGTACAAAAATCCAGTAAAGATCAACATTGTCATCTAGGCTTAGAGTTCACTATTTTTTACCATGCTCACTATCCATTGACTAATGAGAAAAATGTTAATTAGGAGTGACGCATGGAATTATATTTAGATACCGCAAATGTTGATGCGATTAAACGTTTAGCCGCAATTTTACCGATAAAAGGGGTAACCACCAATCCCAGCATTGTAGCAAAATCAGGTAAGCCAATATTTGAGTTGTTAACTGAGCTACAAGATCTGTTAGGCGCCGATAAAGTGCTGTTTGCTCAAGTACTTTCAAGTGATGCTAAAGCAATGATAAAAGAAGCAGAGCAGCTCAGAAAAGTGGTGCCTAATATTGTGACAAAAATTCCGGTCAATGCCGAAGGTTTAAAAGCGATTAAGGCGTTAAGCGAGCAAGGAATTGCAACATTAGGCACGGCTGTTTACGGCGCCGGGCAGGGCTTTTTGGCGGCATTAGCTGGGGCAAAATATATTGCTCCTTACGTTAACCGAATCGATGCACAGGGTGGAAACAGCAAAGATACCGTGCAGGAACTGCAAAAACTGCTGGATTTGCATTGCCCGGAGTCAATCGTTTTGGCGGCCAGTTTCCGAACACCAAGACAAGCGTTAGATTGTCTGTTAGCCGGCTGTCAAGGCGTTACTTTGCCGGTCGATGTCGCTGAGCTGTTTATTTCCGATCCCGCTGTTGATGCGGCTATCGCCAAATTTGATCAGGATTGGTGTAAAGCTTTTGGCGCCTTAACTTATTGATGTTTATCATGAGATATAGCCTATTTAACTGCTTACAACGTTAAATGGGCTTATCTGATTTTCCGATTAAAAAGATAGCATCTTATCGAATGAATTTGGGGTATGATAGTTAAATCAAGTTGATTAACTGAAAATAAGGAATGCCCGTTATGCCAAAATCTTCTACAAGGACTATCGTCAATGCGCTTTTAACGGTATTGAAGGTTGAACAGCTATCAAAAAGTTATTTACGACTCCATTTTCGTTGTGAAAAACCGCTGGAAGTGGACCCTTTATGGATTTGCCCGCATGTCAAATTGCTATTTGCCGAACCGACAACAGGTGAGATTACTTTTCCTAAGCTAGATGAAAATAATAAGATTGTTGTTAACGATAAGATCCGCAAACTTGCCCGTAGCTATAGTATCCGCCATTATGATGCTGTCACTAA
It encodes the following:
- a CDS encoding sodium:proton antiporter, translated to MKKPIYRSLLPIMLLLFMPFDLYAAQFNGDSLSLFWGVPFIGILLSIALMPLFLPQLWHHHYGKIICGWTLLFLVSALFSFGLQSTIYLTAHAILEEYIPFILLLLALFTVSGGILVKSPMKSTPKFNVGLLALGTLLASIMGTTGAAMLMIRPLIRANRERQYTVHTIIFFIFLVANIGGGLTPLGDPPLFIGFLKGVSFSWTVQHMLLPVWLTTAILLAIYYMIDRHYFCRQYGKLATTMTAKSKEPTKVYGINNLLLLVAIIANVLVSGIWQSSISFTILGAHITLSNLIRDLFFIVITLISIRITPKQVRAGNEFNWDPLIEVAKLFIGIFITIVPMLAILRAGNNGALASLVSLVNTSQGEPINGMYFWFTGLLSGFLDNAPTYLVFFNLAGGDAPMLMTTLTNTLLAISMGSVFMGALSYIGNAPNFMVKNIASQNNIAMPGFFGYMKWSVAILIPVFIVNHLIFF
- the fsa gene encoding fructose-6-phosphate aldolase, which translates into the protein MELYLDTANVDAIKRLAAILPIKGVTTNPSIVAKSGKPIFELLTELQDLLGADKVLFAQVLSSDAKAMIKEAEQLRKVVPNIVTKIPVNAEGLKAIKALSEQGIATLGTAVYGAGQGFLAALAGAKYIAPYVNRIDAQGGNSKDTVQELQKLLDLHCPESIVLAASFRTPRQALDCLLAGCQGVTLPVDVAELFISDPAVDAAIAKFDQDWCKAFGALTY
- a CDS encoding MFS transporter, whose amino-acid sequence is MVSSVFKLWRQRIGYGIADLSCNLVWQLISLYLMFFYTDVMELPAYYVGIMFLVTRLVDGVADVLMGLVIDNTSTRWGRCRPWLLIGAVPFGLLCILAFYVPDFGTTGKLIYAFITYLCLSFIYTVVNIPFCAMLPFLTADSLERTTLSSVRILLGSLGSTIVAVATLPLVKSLGQGNQNQGFLYTAIIFGVIATFFLIVSFKNVEEKITIKQERMTLARAWQGLKDNTPWKIFAFNIFLMWGAFFLQMGALVYYFNYYVQNPELTAVIAGISTFVPLIGTLTVPLLASYMKKRHIYLFSSTINLIGMGIMIVFDVNQIGLIAGAVVLSIGAGQRTAIYFSMQADPVDYGVWKTGINTAGILTSINGFLGKVAMAGAGAITGFLLSSGGYTANAVQTPSALFAIKLCYLYLPAILIIASMFWIGKFYKLDDIYASICNELEARRQINADKS
- a CDS encoding carbohydrate porin; the encoded protein is MKLKIMVGVCCLYSASTLAAIEWQTEQGTLKLYGDVEFNIDAASKKHQLTSLKTTAKKDFDAKDGDRWDINGRILIGLDGKRELANNAYAGFSVQPLADLSGKVNLDDASFFFGHKQDWQIKVGRFEAYDMFPLGQDTFIEYSGNTANDLYSDGFGYIYMMKEGRGRSSTGGALELAKQFGDFNFQINSMVKDGTTLFNDSTYHGYKLRKEKNVVYLRPVIAYNNGTISAAAAVEHNVVSNAYRYYDEVKDKWLDQSKRTGYGLTFSWNSEGDFNQSAQGLLINSSLAYLDAEQEKDFTAGLNGVWNNIGLGYIFAANDIKTFNPNYKDKSGISTKGKYKIHTINASYLIPNVMEMDNFNLYLGTYWSHLDRDKKQGGDSDNRYGARLRFKYLF
- a CDS encoding AraC family transcriptional regulator, with the protein product MKKDINQILADYVNCAQQIKHRYFANKAQAKPLHAYQTEVPKIEIVLAGKLLIQWADNDGNRIEKTLSTDDLLYITAHSWYKPLKTSACTSLSILYDKQQICLSLTRWDGSDAVPYSQITLPRRGPRIGTFILQSLAELTWHNQPSVQNQTAYFLIQSLLSDTLDLLNADVKTSSKTTSLFQAIRSYIDSHFREDISRDVLANLFYISPNYLSHLFQREGKMGLNEYLNYIRLEYAKSLLKEYDLNIKEVALASGFKDSNYFCRIFRKQTERSPTEYRRQYHSKLLQK